A segment of the Fusobacterium ulcerans genome:
TTTTCAGGAGGTCATTATGAAGAAAACTAATGCAATGAGAGAGCTGGATAAAAATAAAATAAAATATGATTTTGTAGAATATGAAGTAGATGAAAATGATCTAAGTGCAATATCAGTATCAATAAAAACAGGACAAGATATAACAAAAATATTTAAAACTTTGATACTTTTAAATGAAAAAAGAGAGATGTTAGTAGCTTGTATTCCTGGAAGTGATAATATAGATCTAAAAAAATTGGCAAAACTTTCTGGAGATAAAAAAGTAGAAATGCTTGAAATGAAAGAACTTTTTAATATGACTGGATATATTAGGGGAGGATGTTCTCCTGTTGGTATAAAAAAGAGGCATAAGGCATTTATGCACCAATCAGCTTTAACTAAAGATACAATATTTGTAAGCGGAGGAATGAGAGGCATTCAGATTATAATATCTCCAACAGACTTAATAAAATATTTAAATATGACAGTAGGAGACATAATAGTTTAGAAATTTTTTCTTTTATATGGTAAAATTCTATTATAAAGCTCAAGGGGTGGTTATATGGAATATTTTATCAGAGATATGAAAGATGGAGATTGGAAAGATGTAGCAAGAATATATGAACAGGGAATAGAATCAGGAATAGCTACTTTCAGAAAAGATTTGCCTGATCAAGAGTCATGGAAAAAAGCACATTTAGAAATATGCAGATTTACATTATGTAATAAAGATGGTAAAATAGTTGGATGGACAGCACTAAGTCCAACATCAAGCAGGATAGATTATTGTGGGGTAACCGAAGTAAGTATATATATTGATAAAGCTCATCAAGGAAAAAAACTTGGTGAATTTCTTTTAAATAAGGTAAAAGAAGAAGCTGAAAAAAATGGAGTATGGACTTTACAGTCTTCCATATTTCAAGTGAATAAAGCAAGTGTGAAACTTCATAAAAAATGTGGATTTCGTGAAGTAGGCTACAGAGAGAAGATAGCAAAAGATAGAAATAAT
Coding sequences within it:
- a CDS encoding GNAT family N-acetyltransferase; this translates as MEYFIRDMKDGDWKDVARIYEQGIESGIATFRKDLPDQESWKKAHLEICRFTLCNKDGKIVGWTALSPTSSRIDYCGVTEVSIYIDKAHQGKKLGEFLLNKVKEEAEKNGVWTLQSSIFQVNKASVKLHKKCGFREVGYREKIAKDRNNVWQNTVLMEYRSRTIY
- the ybaK gene encoding Cys-tRNA(Pro) deacylase, with product MKKTNAMRELDKNKIKYDFVEYEVDENDLSAISVSIKTGQDITKIFKTLILLNEKREMLVACIPGSDNIDLKKLAKLSGDKKVEMLEMKELFNMTGYIRGGCSPVGIKKRHKAFMHQSALTKDTIFVSGGMRGIQIIISPTDLIKYLNMTVGDIIV